A single window of Oerskovia paurometabola DNA harbors:
- a CDS encoding ABC transporter ATP-binding protein: MLIVLLGRVLYLLPGLTGGGEAGPFVETFAAVVVVLVVQQILAPFLTGIVEVVARRVDEHCVRRMLTAALRDADATTLDDPEALDLLADARSAFSRQDLSPGDAAAALIPLVSRYVQLVGAAILVGIVVGPLAGVLILTTALVVRFGNRRGLRQFAGVWNSFAGSRRRTGYLRDLGTTGTVTKEVRLLGLLGWLRGRLRDETLEGLRPLWAERRRVLFWPFVVFAGVALAGGTAVLLLVAADATSGELDLFALGVALQAVLIPMRFGVYFPEADVQTQYGMFSHDALERFERMSLAVGTQGGGVAPVTAVPPAFRAVRFEGVSFRYSDDGPWVLRDLDLELIAGRSTAIVGLNGAGKTTLVKLLARLYEPSEGRITVDGVDLASFSQDTWHRRLALIFQDYVRLELPVRENVAWGAPHLHDDEVALAAAVDEAVRAAGADIVVDRLSNGLDTVLASGYPSGQDLSGGQWQRVALARALLAVGAGARVLVLDEPTAQLDVRAEAEFFDRFLAPGAVGASEDVTSVVISHRFSTVRPADRIVVLEGGRIVEQGDHAELLELGGRYAELFELQARRFRADPDARQPAPYDPADPSDQTSLGAGAGEPNHTTGAAR, encoded by the coding sequence TTGTTGATCGTCCTGCTGGGCCGTGTGCTGTACCTACTGCCCGGTCTGACCGGAGGGGGAGAAGCGGGGCCGTTCGTCGAGACGTTCGCGGCCGTGGTGGTCGTGCTCGTCGTGCAGCAGATCCTCGCCCCGTTCCTCACAGGAATCGTCGAGGTCGTCGCCCGGCGCGTCGACGAGCACTGCGTCCGCAGGATGCTCACGGCAGCGTTGCGGGACGCCGACGCCACGACGCTCGACGACCCCGAGGCGCTCGACCTCCTTGCCGACGCGCGCAGTGCCTTCTCGCGGCAGGACCTCAGCCCCGGTGACGCGGCCGCAGCGCTGATCCCGCTCGTCTCCCGCTATGTGCAGCTCGTGGGTGCCGCGATTCTCGTCGGGATCGTCGTGGGGCCCCTCGCCGGGGTCCTGATCCTCACGACGGCCCTCGTCGTGCGATTCGGCAACCGTCGTGGTCTGCGGCAGTTCGCCGGCGTGTGGAACTCGTTCGCCGGCTCGCGCCGACGCACGGGATACCTGCGTGACCTCGGCACGACAGGCACCGTGACGAAGGAGGTCCGTCTGCTAGGGCTGCTCGGCTGGCTGCGGGGGCGTCTGCGGGACGAGACGCTCGAGGGCTTGAGGCCCCTCTGGGCCGAACGCCGACGGGTGCTGTTCTGGCCGTTCGTCGTCTTCGCGGGGGTGGCGCTCGCAGGGGGCACCGCGGTGCTCCTGCTCGTCGCTGCCGACGCCACGTCGGGCGAGCTGGACCTGTTCGCACTGGGCGTCGCACTCCAAGCAGTGCTCATCCCCATGCGCTTCGGCGTGTACTTCCCGGAGGCGGACGTGCAGACGCAGTACGGCATGTTCTCGCACGACGCGCTCGAACGTTTCGAGCGCATGTCCCTCGCCGTGGGCACCCAGGGCGGCGGGGTGGCACCGGTCACCGCGGTTCCCCCGGCGTTCCGTGCGGTCCGCTTCGAAGGCGTGTCGTTCCGCTATTCCGATGACGGGCCATGGGTCCTGCGTGACCTCGACCTCGAGCTGATCGCCGGCCGGTCGACGGCGATCGTCGGGCTCAACGGCGCAGGAAAGACAACCCTCGTCAAGCTCCTCGCGCGCCTCTACGAGCCGAGCGAGGGGCGTATCACCGTCGACGGGGTCGACCTCGCGTCCTTCTCACAGGACACCTGGCACCGGCGCCTGGCCCTCATCTTCCAGGACTATGTGCGGCTCGAGCTCCCGGTCCGCGAGAACGTCGCCTGGGGGGCCCCGCACCTTCACGACGACGAGGTCGCTCTGGCGGCAGCGGTCGACGAAGCCGTGCGTGCGGCCGGAGCGGACATCGTGGTCGATCGGCTCTCGAACGGCCTCGACACCGTCCTCGCATCCGGCTATCCCAGCGGTCAGGACCTGTCCGGCGGTCAGTGGCAGCGCGTCGCTCTTGCCCGCGCTCTGCTCGCGGTGGGGGCAGGGGCACGCGTCCTGGTGCTCGACGAGCCGACGGCGCAGCTCGACGTGCGGGCCGAGGCGGAGTTCTTCGACCGGTTCCTGGCTCCCGGCGCGGTGGGGGCCTCCGAGGACGTGACGAGCGTCGTGATCTCGCACAGGTTCTCGACGGTGCGGCCCGCGGATCGGATCGTCGTGCTGGAGGGCGGCCGGATCGTCGAGCAGGGCGACCACGCCGAGCTGCTCGAGCTCGGTGGACGCTACGCCGAGCTGTTCGAGCTACAGGCTCGCAGGTTCCGCGCAGACCCAGACGCCCGGCAGCCCGCCCCGTACGACCCCGCCGATCCGTCCGATCAGACGTCCCTCGGTGCGGGGGCCGGAGAACCCAACCACACGACCGGAGCTGCCCGATGA
- a CDS encoding ABC transporter ATP-binding protein, which yields MRLVLTAAAFLLGHAWRIDRRRLLVASVLLMIGYLAAPLVGVALGAFTGAALDADTSRAMTLAVIVVVLLVAELMLGHFAHLSYFEVGELEQMALTDDIVRIVHGGDIARLDDPSFTQRVTTVTEAVVRIRGALESTLQLAGMTLQVVVTTVILGVVEPWLLLLPLAAVPPVLLANRAQKVLDVAREGSAPDIRLARHLVTVGTSGASAKEIRLFGARHLLAARHHDAWARTTATLWTAHRRSAVLRAVGQVWFALAYAAAVLVVVSGAASGSAAIGQVVLVVTLAIQVSVQVSGALGLLGTLQGAGAVVEHIRDLRGELPDVGLGASRQQAELEDTVVERGTLGVRTGEALRGSDALPAYVPERLHAGIRLENITFTYPGASRPVLDGVTLDLPAGATVALVGDNGAGKSTLVKLLCGLYRPTGGRILVDGVDLADIAPEAWHARVTTLFQDFARLQLAVRDNVGVGDLPHLEDDAALWQALGEARARKVVEGLPDGLDQVLGHAYRDGVDLSGGQWQTLGLARTLLRPDPLLLVLDEPASALDATAEHALFERFTASAERAGALAGGVTLFVSHRFSTVRDADRIVVLDAGRVREEGTHEDLVAEPDLYAELFALQAAAYR from the coding sequence ATGAGGCTCGTCCTGACTGCTGCCGCCTTCCTGCTTGGGCACGCCTGGCGCATCGACCGGCGGCGCTTGCTCGTCGCGAGCGTCCTGCTGATGATCGGGTATCTCGCGGCGCCGCTCGTCGGGGTCGCGCTCGGCGCTTTCACGGGTGCGGCGCTCGACGCCGACACCTCACGGGCCATGACTCTGGCGGTGATTGTGGTCGTCCTGCTGGTCGCTGAGCTCATGCTCGGGCACTTCGCTCACCTCTCGTACTTCGAGGTCGGGGAGCTCGAGCAGATGGCGTTGACGGACGACATCGTGCGTATCGTTCACGGTGGTGACATCGCTCGCCTCGACGACCCGTCCTTCACGCAGCGCGTCACGACGGTCACGGAAGCGGTGGTGCGGATCCGCGGTGCGCTCGAGTCGACGTTGCAGCTTGCAGGCATGACCCTCCAGGTGGTCGTGACCACCGTGATCCTGGGCGTGGTCGAGCCGTGGCTCCTCCTGCTCCCGCTCGCCGCGGTCCCGCCCGTCCTTCTCGCGAACCGTGCGCAGAAGGTGCTCGACGTGGCTCGCGAGGGGTCGGCACCCGACATCCGGTTGGCGCGCCATCTCGTGACGGTCGGGACCTCCGGCGCGTCCGCCAAGGAGATCCGGCTGTTCGGGGCGCGACACCTGCTCGCCGCGCGCCATCACGACGCGTGGGCACGGACGACGGCGACCTTGTGGACGGCGCACCGCCGTTCGGCCGTGCTGCGTGCGGTCGGGCAGGTGTGGTTCGCACTCGCGTACGCCGCCGCAGTGCTCGTGGTGGTCAGCGGGGCGGCGTCAGGATCGGCTGCGATCGGCCAGGTGGTGCTCGTCGTGACGCTCGCGATCCAGGTGTCCGTCCAGGTGTCGGGAGCGCTCGGCCTCCTGGGAACGCTGCAGGGAGCCGGTGCGGTCGTCGAGCACATCCGTGACCTGCGCGGGGAGCTCCCGGACGTGGGCTTGGGTGCCTCGCGGCAACAGGCCGAGCTCGAAGACACCGTCGTGGAGCGCGGGACGCTCGGTGTACGGACCGGTGAGGCGCTCCGCGGCTCAGACGCCCTCCCGGCGTACGTGCCGGAGAGACTGCACGCGGGAATCCGCCTGGAGAACATCACGTTCACCTACCCCGGCGCCTCCCGACCCGTGCTGGACGGGGTGACTCTCGACCTTCCGGCCGGTGCGACCGTCGCGCTCGTCGGCGACAACGGTGCCGGGAAGTCGACGCTCGTCAAGCTGCTGTGCGGTCTCTACCGGCCGACGGGTGGCCGCATCCTGGTCGACGGGGTCGATCTTGCGGACATCGCCCCTGAGGCGTGGCACGCACGCGTGACCACGCTGTTCCAGGACTTCGCGCGATTGCAGCTCGCGGTCCGGGACAACGTCGGGGTCGGCGATCTCCCGCACCTCGAGGATGATGCCGCGCTGTGGCAGGCGCTGGGGGAGGCGCGGGCGCGAAAGGTCGTCGAGGGCCTGCCTGACGGCCTCGACCAGGTGCTGGGTCACGCCTACCGGGACGGCGTCGACCTTTCCGGTGGGCAGTGGCAGACCCTCGGGCTTGCCCGGACGCTCCTCCGTCCGGACCCTCTGCTCCTGGTGCTCGACGAACCGGCCTCGGCGCTCGACGCGACCGCGGAGCACGCCTTGTTCGAGCGGTTCACGGCGTCGGCCGAGCGCGCAGGTGCGCTCGCTGGAGGGGTCACTCTCTTCGTTTCCCACAGGTTCTCGACCGTGCGGGACGCGGACCGGATCGTCGTCCTCGACGCGGGGCGAGTTCGCGAGGAGGGTACGCACGAGGACCTGGTGGCCGAGCCGGACCTGTACGCCGAGCTGTTCGCGCTGCAGGCGGCCGCCTACCGCTGA
- a CDS encoding GmrSD restriction endonuclease domain-containing protein → MGRTAPGWYPDPSAAGAERWFDGDRWSQHTRPTVQPTSTQRLPLGVGTLGGDAPRPASPSGEKSPAIPFAEVRPAVEEQPASYAPASTVRALPPVPAPPGRAARPASPTGPTASRASARQQASTRRDASTGRPARQGLLSGPALWVGGAVLVVALAGSGVALTQKGGSDTPPTPVTSRTTTAPPPVEDPAEDRTPDYLEVANSAVLEVPTLDVDAVVAAAPSQSALATVALLEVGDRDVSAAFAVEAFGARFADTDGNGCDTRNDALTRSMSGVSFRPGTNDCVVLTGLLADPYSGTDIAFERGPLSSEKVQVDHVVALTDAWHKGARTWDAARREAFANDPLNLLVVDGALNQQKGDGDASAWLPPNEAFRCAYVARQVGVKYTYGLRVTSTEKAALVAVLSTCPGEPLPTGSTLPPPRDPVVPPVEKPRPRPTQTPTPEAPPVAAPPPAPSPAPPTPEATPSQTPIPEDCKVKGLYVRQIDGATNVYYVRGEEWNFRDVKADVCFESRKDAEAAGFKRAWW, encoded by the coding sequence ATGGGTCGCACCGCTCCGGGGTGGTACCCCGACCCCTCTGCCGCCGGTGCGGAACGGTGGTTCGACGGCGACCGCTGGTCCCAGCACACGCGCCCCACCGTCCAACCCACGAGCACCCAGCGCCTGCCCCTCGGCGTCGGGACGCTCGGCGGCGATGCCCCCCGACCGGCGAGCCCGTCAGGCGAGAAGTCCCCCGCCATACCGTTCGCCGAGGTCCGTCCGGCCGTCGAGGAACAGCCCGCGTCGTACGCGCCCGCGTCGACCGTCCGGGCGCTGCCCCCGGTCCCTGCCCCGCCGGGACGGGCTGCTCGGCCCGCGTCCCCCACGGGCCCGACGGCGTCCCGCGCCTCGGCCCGCCAGCAAGCCTCGACACGCCGGGACGCCTCGACGGGGCGACCCGCCCGGCAAGGACTTCTCTCCGGGCCCGCGCTCTGGGTCGGCGGCGCGGTGCTCGTCGTGGCCCTCGCCGGGAGCGGGGTCGCCCTCACCCAGAAGGGCGGATCGGACACCCCGCCGACCCCCGTGACCTCCAGGACGACCACCGCTCCGCCACCCGTCGAGGACCCCGCGGAGGACCGGACCCCGGACTACCTGGAGGTGGCCAACTCGGCCGTCCTCGAGGTCCCGACCCTCGACGTCGACGCCGTCGTGGCCGCAGCCCCCTCCCAGTCGGCGCTCGCGACGGTCGCGCTGCTCGAGGTCGGCGACCGGGACGTCTCCGCCGCGTTCGCGGTCGAGGCGTTCGGAGCCCGTTTCGCCGACACGGACGGCAACGGGTGCGACACCCGCAACGACGCGCTCACCCGGTCGATGTCCGGGGTCTCCTTCAGGCCCGGCACGAACGACTGCGTCGTCCTGACGGGCCTGCTCGCCGACCCGTACAGCGGCACCGACATCGCCTTCGAGCGCGGCCCGCTGTCCTCGGAGAAGGTGCAGGTGGACCACGTGGTCGCCCTGACCGACGCGTGGCACAAGGGCGCACGGACGTGGGACGCGGCACGGCGCGAGGCCTTCGCCAACGACCCGCTCAACCTCCTGGTCGTCGACGGCGCCCTCAACCAGCAGAAGGGCGACGGGGACGCCTCGGCCTGGCTCCCTCCGAACGAGGCCTTCCGCTGCGCGTACGTCGCACGCCAGGTGGGCGTCAAGTACACCTACGGCCTACGCGTGACCAGCACCGAGAAGGCGGCCCTCGTCGCCGTCCTCTCGACGTGCCCGGGCGAGCCGCTACCGACCGGCAGCACGCTCCCTCCGCCCCGCGACCCCGTCGTCCCCCCGGTCGAGAAGCCCCGGCCGCGCCCCACGCAGACCCCCACGCCCGAGGCACCTCCCGTCGCCGCGCCGCCGCCCGCCCCCTCTCCAGCGCCCCCGACGCCCGAAGCGACGCCGAGCCAGACCCCGATCCCCGAGGACTGCAAGGTCAAGGGCCTCTACGTGCGCCAGATCGACGGCGCGACCAACGTCTACTACGTGCGGGGCGAGGAGTGGAACTTCCGAGACGTCAAGGCCGACGTGTGCTTCGAGAGCCGCAAGGACGCGGAGGCGGCGGGCTTCAAGCGGGCGTGGTGGTAG
- a CDS encoding LacI family DNA-binding transcriptional regulator, with product MASGGRTARGGGRPTLAAVAEAAGVSLKTASRVLNNEPSVSEATRLKVRTAADALGFRRNAVAADLARGGGSRLVGFVTGDIANPFYSDLAGGIERELRKHGLQLITTSSDEDADQERELIDALIERRVAALFIAPTATDHSYLHAELASGVPVVFLDRPPSGIEADTVVLDNRAGAAAATRHLLAQGHRRIALAGDLSRLWTFRERHEGFVAALRDAGIEDPERYVRDGLHDAATAREAVQGLLALDEPPTAILTANNKITQGALRALRTVQGARRDVALVGFDDFELADVLDVTVVGYEISAMGQEAARLAVDRIESPGGAPRLRVVPTVLIPRGSGEIAPRLAAVEVPARR from the coding sequence ATGGCCTCAGGAGGCCGCACTGCACGCGGCGGAGGTCGCCCGACCCTCGCCGCGGTGGCCGAGGCCGCGGGGGTCAGCCTCAAGACGGCCTCCCGCGTGCTCAACAACGAACCCAGCGTCTCCGAGGCGACCCGCCTCAAGGTGCGCACGGCCGCCGACGCGCTCGGCTTCCGGCGCAACGCCGTCGCGGCGGACCTTGCACGCGGCGGCGGCTCCCGCCTCGTCGGGTTCGTGACCGGGGACATCGCCAACCCCTTCTACTCGGACCTCGCGGGAGGGATCGAGCGCGAGCTGCGCAAACACGGGCTCCAGCTCATCACCACGAGCTCCGACGAGGACGCGGACCAGGAGCGCGAGCTCATCGACGCGCTGATCGAACGCCGCGTCGCCGCCCTGTTCATCGCTCCCACCGCGACCGACCACTCCTACCTGCACGCCGAGCTCGCGAGCGGCGTGCCCGTCGTCTTCCTCGACCGCCCGCCGAGCGGGATCGAGGCCGACACCGTCGTGCTCGACAACCGTGCCGGCGCCGCCGCCGCGACCCGGCACCTGCTCGCGCAGGGGCACCGCCGGATCGCGCTCGCCGGAGACCTGTCCCGGCTGTGGACGTTCCGCGAACGGCACGAGGGCTTCGTCGCCGCACTGCGCGACGCCGGGATCGAGGACCCCGAGCGCTACGTGCGCGACGGGCTGCACGACGCCGCGACGGCCCGTGAGGCGGTCCAGGGGCTCCTCGCTCTCGACGAGCCCCCCACCGCGATCCTCACCGCCAACAACAAGATCACCCAGGGGGCGCTCCGAGCGCTGCGCACCGTCCAGGGCGCGCGCCGCGACGTCGCCCTCGTCGGGTTCGACGACTTCGAGCTCGCGGACGTCCTCGACGTGACCGTCGTGGGCTACGAGATCTCCGCGATGGGTCAGGAGGCCGCGCGTCTCGCGGTCGACCGCATCGAGTCGCCCGGGGGCGCTCCACGGCTGCGCGTCGTCCCGACCGTGCTGATCCCCCGGGGTTCCGGGGAGATCGCGCCGCGCCTGGCGGCGGTGGAGGTCCCGGCCCGGCGATGA
- a CDS encoding ABC transporter substrate-binding protein, producing MRNGLRVAGALVGTAALLALAACSGDSGSDSTSGGSGDAAGGDVEVFTWWAAGSEKAGLDALVSVFDEQHPDYTFVNGAVAGGAGSAAKDLLQTRLQANDPPDTFQAHAGAELTDYIDAAQIEDISDLYDEFGVTDVFPQDLIDLLTVDGKIYSMPSNIHRSNMVWANPAVLTEAGLDPAATYATLDDWFAALDAVQATGKTALSVGQTWTQVNLLETVLMADLGAEAYNGLWDGTTDWESPEVTAALEDFEKLMSYTNTDRDGLDWPEATQLVMDGDAAFNVMGDWAVAAFEEAGKTAGTDFTYFPVPGTDGMFGFLADSFTLPVGAKNPDGAKAWIETVSSLEGQTAFNKAKGSIPARTDANPTDFSEYQQTAITSFADDTIVPSLAHGAAASVAVLNAVSDATSKFTSGASDLAQYQADLAAAAAE from the coding sequence ATGCGTAACGGATTACGCGTCGCCGGGGCACTGGTGGGCACCGCAGCCCTCCTGGCCCTCGCGGCTTGCAGCGGCGACTCTGGTAGCGATTCCACCTCGGGTGGCTCGGGGGATGCCGCAGGCGGTGACGTCGAGGTCTTCACCTGGTGGGCCGCCGGTTCCGAGAAGGCCGGCCTCGACGCCCTCGTCTCGGTCTTCGACGAGCAGCACCCCGACTACACCTTCGTGAACGGCGCGGTCGCCGGCGGCGCCGGATCGGCCGCCAAGGACCTGCTCCAGACCCGGCTCCAGGCCAACGACCCGCCGGACACCTTCCAGGCCCACGCGGGCGCAGAGCTCACGGACTACATCGACGCCGCCCAGATCGAGGACATCTCCGACCTGTACGACGAGTTCGGGGTCACGGACGTCTTCCCCCAGGACCTCATCGACCTCCTCACGGTCGACGGCAAGATCTACTCGATGCCCTCCAACATCCACCGCTCGAACATGGTCTGGGCCAACCCTGCGGTCCTGACCGAGGCGGGCCTCGACCCCGCCGCGACCTACGCGACCCTCGACGACTGGTTCGCCGCCCTCGACGCGGTCCAGGCCACGGGCAAGACCGCCCTCTCGGTCGGCCAGACCTGGACCCAGGTCAACCTGCTCGAGACGGTCCTCATGGCCGACCTCGGTGCCGAGGCCTACAACGGGCTCTGGGACGGCACGACCGACTGGGAGAGCCCCGAGGTCACGGCCGCGCTCGAGGACTTCGAGAAGCTCATGAGCTACACCAACACCGACCGCGACGGCCTGGACTGGCCCGAGGCCACCCAGCTCGTCATGGACGGCGACGCCGCGTTCAACGTCATGGGCGACTGGGCCGTGGCGGCGTTCGAGGAGGCCGGCAAGACGGCCGGCACCGACTTCACCTACTTCCCGGTCCCCGGGACGGACGGCATGTTCGGATTCCTCGCCGACTCGTTCACGCTCCCCGTGGGAGCCAAGAACCCCGACGGTGCCAAGGCCTGGATCGAGACGGTCTCGAGCCTCGAGGGCCAGACGGCGTTCAACAAGGCCAAGGGCTCCATCCCGGCCCGCACCGACGCGAACCCGACGGACTTCTCCGAGTACCAGCAGACCGCCATCACCTCGTTCGCGGACGACACGATCGTGCCGTCGCTCGCGCACGGCGCAGCCGCCTCGGTCGCCGTGCTCAACGCCGTCTCGGACGCGACGAGCAAGTTCACCTCCGGCGCCTCCGACCTGGCGCAGTACCAGGCCGACCTGGCCGCTGCCGCCGCCGAGTAG
- a CDS encoding carbohydrate ABC transporter permease produces the protein MIHSARRWGPPLLLVAPSLILVGVFVYGLIAINFSTSTTDMHKAAQSTGQAPVSRVGFQNYLDLLASPEFQHSLLNLLIYTVVFLVGTMVIGFVWAWLLDKPVKGEGFFRAVYLFPMAVSFIASGVVWRWLLNSNQDEKASGLNRLFQMIGLDALQNDWWNNVTFGIAAIAIPAIWQLSGYVMALFLAGFRGIPEELREAARIDGASEWKLYRYVLFPQLTPIALSALIIVGHMSLKAFDLIMSISKPSNYQTKVPAVDMYVFKSSFDYANAAAVGAILLIIVALVIVPYLISLNRKEKIR, from the coding sequence GTGATCCACTCCGCCCGACGCTGGGGGCCGCCACTGCTCCTCGTCGCCCCGTCCCTGATCCTGGTGGGGGTGTTCGTCTACGGCCTCATCGCGATCAACTTCTCGACCTCGACCACGGACATGCACAAGGCCGCACAGTCCACGGGTCAGGCGCCCGTGTCCAGGGTCGGCTTCCAGAACTACCTCGACCTCCTCGCGAGCCCGGAGTTCCAGCACTCGCTGCTGAACCTGCTGATCTACACCGTGGTCTTCCTGGTGGGCACCATGGTCATCGGCTTCGTCTGGGCCTGGCTCCTCGACAAGCCCGTCAAGGGTGAGGGCTTCTTCCGCGCCGTCTACCTGTTCCCCATGGCGGTCTCGTTCATCGCCTCGGGCGTCGTGTGGCGCTGGCTCCTCAACTCGAACCAGGACGAGAAGGCCAGCGGCCTCAACCGGCTGTTCCAGATGATCGGGCTCGACGCGCTCCAGAACGACTGGTGGAACAACGTCACGTTCGGCATCGCGGCCATCGCGATCCCCGCGATCTGGCAGCTCTCCGGCTACGTCATGGCGCTCTTCCTCGCAGGGTTCCGCGGCATCCCGGAGGAGCTGCGCGAGGCGGCCCGCATCGACGGCGCGAGCGAGTGGAAGCTCTACCGCTACGTGCTCTTCCCGCAGCTCACCCCGATCGCGCTGTCCGCGCTCATCATCGTGGGCCACATGTCGCTCAAGGCGTTCGACCTCATCATGTCGATCTCCAAGCCCTCGAACTACCAGACCAAGGTCCCCGCGGTCGACATGTACGTCTTCAAGTCGAGCTTCGACTACGCGAACGCGGCCGCGGTGGGCGCGATCCTGCTCATCATCGTGGCGCTCGTGATCGTGCCCTACCTGATCTCCCTGAACCGCAAGGAGAAGATCCGATGA
- a CDS encoding carbohydrate ABC transporter permease produces MTTVTTPVEATAPGSGSGSGAAGSRRRKKPVERFSVARTLRYALLILFVLVVLVPVYVLLVTSFKGPGDAAPTRAWNLPQVWTTENWQAAWTALSPAILRTLQMVIPAALISAFLGSLNGFVLSRWRFRGANLVFTLILFGMFIPYQAVIIPLNQLVLSLDLPSGIPTLIVLHVIYGLPITTLIFRNYYQTVPSELIEAARVDGAGMLRTYWSIVLPLSIPSFVVVLIWQFTSAWNDFLFAVFFSSSQNGPVTLALNNLANGALLQNYGVSMAGALFASLPTLLVYILLGKYFMGGLMSGSVKG; encoded by the coding sequence ATGACCACGGTCACCACCCCTGTCGAGGCGACGGCACCGGGCTCGGGCTCGGGGTCCGGCGCCGCCGGCTCGCGTCGTCGCAAGAAGCCGGTCGAGCGGTTCTCCGTGGCCCGTACGCTGCGCTACGCGCTCCTGATCCTGTTCGTGCTCGTCGTGCTCGTGCCCGTCTACGTCCTGCTCGTCACGAGCTTCAAGGGACCGGGCGACGCGGCGCCGACCCGCGCGTGGAACCTGCCGCAGGTGTGGACCACGGAGAACTGGCAGGCCGCGTGGACCGCGCTGTCGCCCGCGATCCTGCGCACGCTCCAGATGGTGATCCCGGCCGCGCTCATCTCGGCGTTCCTCGGGTCGCTCAACGGGTTCGTGCTCTCACGCTGGCGGTTCCGGGGAGCGAACCTCGTCTTCACGCTCATCCTCTTCGGCATGTTCATCCCGTATCAGGCGGTGATCATCCCGCTCAACCAGCTCGTCCTGAGCCTCGACCTGCCGAGCGGCATCCCGACGCTGATCGTGCTGCACGTGATCTACGGCCTGCCGATCACGACGCTGATCTTCCGCAACTACTACCAGACCGTCCCGAGCGAGCTCATCGAGGCCGCGCGCGTCGACGGGGCGGGCATGCTGCGCACGTACTGGTCGATCGTCCTGCCGCTGTCGATCCCGAGCTTCGTGGTCGTGCTGATCTGGCAGTTCACGTCCGCGTGGAACGACTTCCTCTTCGCGGTGTTCTTCTCCTCGAGCCAGAACGGCCCGGTCACGCTCGCGCTCAACAACCTCGCGAACGGTGCGCTGCTGCAGAACTACGGCGTCTCGATGGCGGGGGCGCTGTTCGCCTCGCTCCCGACCCTCCTGGTCTACATCCTGCTCGGCAAGTACTTCATGGGTGGGCTCATGTCCGGGTCGGTCAAGGGCTGA
- a CDS encoding AGE family epimerase/isomerase, whose amino-acid sequence MDEPARTTGGAAWRHDELRRLLAFAQASLGPDGGARWLDADGVPDARQPVHTWITARMAHVHALGTLLGVPGADALADRALDGLRTHLADPVDGGWFASRGPGDAVDDTKSAYAHAFVVLAASSATIAGRPGARDLLDDALRVLDQEFWDADQGMLRDEWDRAWTVCAPYRGANANMHGVEALLAAHSATGDPLWLEHAAAIADRVVGWAAERDWRVVEHFDASWQPQPELNADHPADQFKPYGSTPGHGFEWSRLLLQLDAARRAQDPRAAGGVAVAPGARLDAARHLFDRAAADGWDPEEGGFVYTVDWYGRPVEQRRFHWVAAEAIAAAEVFARVTGEERYARLADDWWAYARSHLVDVERGSWHHELDAHNRPSAEVWGGKPDVYHAGQALLLADVPVTGSLAESVRAWRAQRVG is encoded by the coding sequence ATGGACGAGCCGGCACGCACGACGGGCGGGGCCGCGTGGCGTCACGACGAGCTGCGCAGGCTGCTCGCCTTCGCGCAGGCGTCGCTCGGGCCCGACGGCGGGGCGCGGTGGCTCGACGCCGACGGCGTCCCCGACGCGCGCCAGCCCGTGCACACGTGGATCACCGCACGCATGGCGCACGTGCACGCGCTCGGGACCCTGCTCGGGGTGCCCGGGGCCGACGCGCTCGCGGACCGGGCCCTCGACGGGCTGCGCACCCACCTCGCCGACCCCGTGGACGGCGGCTGGTTCGCCTCGCGCGGACCGGGCGACGCGGTCGACGACACCAAGAGCGCCTACGCGCACGCGTTCGTCGTCCTGGCCGCGTCGAGTGCCACGATCGCGGGACGGCCCGGTGCGCGCGATCTGCTCGACGACGCGCTGCGCGTCCTCGACCAGGAGTTCTGGGACGCGGACCAGGGCATGCTGCGGGACGAGTGGGACCGTGCCTGGACCGTGTGCGCGCCCTACCGGGGGGCGAACGCCAACATGCACGGCGTCGAGGCGCTGCTCGCGGCGCACTCGGCGACGGGCGACCCCTTGTGGCTCGAGCACGCCGCGGCGATCGCTGACCGGGTCGTCGGCTGGGCGGCCGAGCGCGACTGGAGGGTCGTCGAGCACTTCGACGCCTCGTGGCAGCCACAGCCAGAGCTCAACGCCGACCACCCCGCCGACCAGTTCAAGCCGTACGGGTCGACGCCCGGCCACGGGTTCGAGTGGTCACGCCTGCTGCTGCAGCTCGACGCGGCGCGGAGGGCGCAGGACCCCAGGGCGGCCGGTGGGGTCGCCGTCGCACCGGGGGCCCGCCTCGACGCCGCCCGCCACCTGTTCGACCGCGCCGCGGCCGACGGCTGGGACCCCGAGGAGGGCGGGTTCGTCTACACCGTGGACTGGTACGGGCGACCTGTCGAGCAGCGCCGCTTCCACTGGGTCGCGGCCGAGGCGATCGCGGCCGCCGAGGTCTTCGCCCGGGTCACGGGCGAGGAGCGGTACGCGCGGCTCGCCGACGACTGGTGGGCGTACGCGCGGTCTCACCTCGTCGACGTCGAGCGGGGCTCGTGGCACCACGAGCTCGACGCCCACAACCGGCCGTCGGCCGAGGTGTGGGGCGGCAAGCCCGACGTCTACCACGCGGGGCAGGCGCTCCTCCTCGCGGACGTGCCGGTCACGGGGAGCCTCGCGGAGTCGGTCCGCGCCTGGCGCGCTCAGCGCGTGGGGTAG